In uncultured Draconibacterium sp., one genomic interval encodes:
- a CDS encoding efflux RND transporter periplasmic adaptor subunit, with protein MKTLVQKSKLIIAVALLSIIAISCGNKEKEHATVSQEKVAAQTAVAKLADYPVVHSFSGKLEADKQTNLSTRIMGQIQRIYVKPGQKVNQGDLLIQIRNQDILAKKAQVEASKVEATTAYESAEKDLKRYEALYESNSASDKEMDDMRTRYDMAKARLAAVEQMENEVEENMRYASIRATYSGVITTKFVQEGDMANPGMPLLSMESPSQWKVIARIPEADIAKVQLNDAVKVKFTAAEAEMEGKIIEINPSTTNTGNQYSAKVLVTVPENCTAKLYSGMYAEVLFEHGTQKRILVSESALIQRGQLVGIYAVGQSGNALLRWVKTGKTFGDQIEIISGLADGEQYVVKSDSKLFDGALIANN; from the coding sequence ATGAAGACACTAGTACAAAAATCGAAACTCATAATTGCAGTTGCATTATTATCGATAATTGCAATATCATGTGGAAACAAAGAGAAAGAACATGCCACGGTATCACAAGAAAAAGTTGCTGCACAAACTGCTGTTGCAAAGCTTGCTGATTACCCGGTAGTACATAGTTTTTCGGGCAAACTGGAGGCCGACAAACAAACAAATTTAAGTACCCGAATCATGGGGCAAATTCAGCGTATCTATGTAAAACCAGGTCAGAAAGTAAACCAGGGCGATCTGTTGATTCAGATTAGAAACCAGGATATTCTGGCCAAAAAAGCACAGGTTGAAGCCAGTAAAGTTGAAGCTACAACTGCTTACGAGAGTGCTGAAAAAGACCTGAAACGTTACGAAGCGCTATACGAATCAAACAGTGCGTCGGACAAAGAAATGGACGATATGCGCACCCGCTACGACATGGCCAAAGCACGTTTGGCTGCCGTTGAACAAATGGAAAACGAAGTGGAAGAAAACATGCGTTATGCATCGATTCGTGCCACTTACAGCGGAGTTATCACTACAAAATTCGTTCAGGAAGGCGATATGGCCAATCCGGGAATGCCTTTATTGAGCATGGAAAGCCCATCGCAGTGGAAAGTAATTGCGCGCATTCCTGAAGCCGACATCGCAAAAGTTCAGTTGAATGATGCTGTTAAAGTAAAATTCACTGCCGCTGAAGCAGAAATGGAAGGAAAAATTATCGAAATAAACCCATCGACAACAAATACCGGCAACCAATACAGTGCAAAAGTTTTGGTTACCGTTCCTGAAAACTGTACAGCAAAATTGTACAGCGGAATGTATGCCGAAGTGTTGTTTGAACATGGAACACAAAAACGTATCCTGGTTTCAGAATCAGCTTTGATCCAACGTGGTCAGCTGGTTGGAATTTATGCTGTCGGTCAGTCGGGAAATGCCCTGCTTCGCTGGGTAAAAACCGGAAAAACATTTGGCGACCAGATTGAGATCATCTCAGGCTTAGCAGATGGAGAACAATATGTTGTGAAGTCTGACAGCAAACTTTTTGACGGAGCACTAATTGCTAACAACTAA
- a CDS encoding efflux RND transporter permease subunit → MKTGFAGGIAKQFINSKLTPLLMIAFMAIGIYSSYLTPREEEPQIDVPIADIFFRYPGASPKEIESRVMQPLEKVVANIPGVEYVYSTSMPGEAMLIVQFYVGEDIERSLVKMYNEIMKHMDQMPHGTSLPLVKTRSIDDVPVLGLTFWSENYDDYQLKRIAQEVNNEIEQVTDVSETKVIGGRSRQIRVVLNNGAMARYNVDALSIAQKIQIANQQFNTGAFNNNDVEYLVEAGEFLQTSDDVANLIVGIHNGSPVYLKQVAEVLDGPEEPIQYVNFGYGSMDEKKNEFAGEYGAVTISVAKRRGADAMKVSDQILEKISHLEKDLIPSDVHVDVTRNYGETASHKVSELLMHLAGAIIAVTFVVMLAMGWRGGLVVFLSVPITFALTMFSYYFLDYTLNRITLFALVFVTGIVVDDSIIIAENMHRHFKMKKLPFIQAALRSIDEVGNPTILATFTVIAAVLPMVFVSGLMGPYMSPMPIGASIAMIFSLLVALTITPYLAFRLLKVVEKDNKVKKAFKLENSPIYKIYYKTMNPMLESPWKRWTFIGTITFFLLASMTLVYFKMVAVKMLPFDNKNEFQVIIDMPEGTTLERTAAVTKELAAYIAQQEEVLNYQSYVGTASPMNFNGLVRHYDLRRGSNVSDIQVNLTDKTERKAQSHDIAKAMRPGIQQLAKKFNANAKVVEVPPGPPVLSTLVAEIYGPDYEEQIEVARQVKDLFANTADVVDIDWHMEDDQVEYKFNVLKEKAALAGISTQQVVNSVAMALGGQEITQLYAEKEHEQVGIQVRFSEDERSSIEDLKKINIMTMTGQKVALGDVVEIKQEIQDKSIYRKNQKRVVYVTADIAGALESPVYGILDMSDNLNKIQLPEGYTLNEEFTQQPFVQDNYSLKWDGEWQITYEVFRDLGAAFAVVLLVIYLLIIGWFQNFTVPFVMMVAIPLSLVGILIGHWLMGAFFTATSMIGLIALAGIMVRNSILLIDFINLRLKDGAPLKDAVIEAGAVRTTPILLTAGTVVIGAVVILFDPIFQGLAISLMGGTIASTFLTLIIVPLIYYMTEKKKYPVEEAPVVKAEETEINLTNEEEN, encoded by the coding sequence ATGAAAACAGGATTTGCCGGCGGAATAGCCAAACAGTTTATAAACTCAAAATTAACGCCGCTGTTGATGATTGCTTTTATGGCGATCGGGATCTACAGCTCGTACCTGACTCCCCGCGAGGAAGAACCGCAAATTGATGTACCAATTGCCGATATTTTCTTTCGCTATCCGGGAGCCAGCCCAAAAGAAATTGAATCCCGAGTAATGCAACCGCTCGAAAAAGTGGTCGCCAATATTCCGGGAGTTGAATACGTATACTCTACCTCGATGCCGGGCGAAGCCATGCTTATCGTTCAGTTTTACGTTGGAGAAGACATCGAACGATCGTTGGTAAAAATGTACAACGAAATCATGAAGCACATGGACCAAATGCCGCACGGAACAAGTTTGCCTTTGGTAAAAACGCGTTCAATCGACGATGTGCCGGTGTTGGGACTCACTTTCTGGAGCGAAAATTACGACGATTACCAATTAAAACGAATTGCCCAGGAAGTAAATAACGAAATTGAACAGGTTACCGATGTGTCGGAAACAAAAGTTATTGGTGGCCGCTCGCGCCAGATTCGTGTTGTGCTGAACAACGGTGCAATGGCCCGCTATAATGTTGATGCATTGAGCATTGCTCAGAAAATACAGATTGCCAATCAGCAATTTAATACCGGTGCTTTTAATAACAACGATGTGGAATACCTGGTTGAAGCAGGTGAATTTCTGCAAACTTCCGATGATGTTGCCAATCTTATAGTGGGTATTCATAACGGAAGTCCGGTTTACCTGAAACAGGTTGCCGAAGTTCTTGACGGTCCTGAAGAGCCGATTCAATACGTGAACTTTGGTTACGGCTCAATGGACGAAAAGAAAAATGAATTTGCAGGCGAATATGGAGCAGTTACTATTTCAGTAGCAAAACGCCGTGGAGCTGATGCGATGAAAGTTTCTGACCAGATTTTGGAGAAAATCAGTCACCTTGAAAAAGACCTGATTCCTTCTGACGTTCATGTTGATGTAACCCGTAATTACGGCGAAACAGCATCGCACAAAGTATCGGAACTGTTGATGCACCTTGCCGGAGCAATTATCGCTGTAACTTTTGTAGTAATGCTGGCAATGGGTTGGCGCGGTGGACTGGTTGTGTTCCTGTCGGTGCCGATTACCTTCGCATTAACCATGTTCAGCTACTATTTCCTCGATTACACCTTAAACCGGATCACCCTTTTTGCGCTGGTTTTTGTAACAGGTATTGTAGTCGACGACTCGATAATTATTGCAGAGAACATGCACCGGCATTTCAAAATGAAAAAACTGCCGTTTATCCAGGCGGCACTGCGTTCGATCGATGAAGTGGGTAACCCAACCATTCTGGCCACATTCACTGTAATTGCGGCCGTGTTACCTATGGTTTTTGTTTCAGGATTAATGGGACCTTATATGAGCCCGATGCCAATTGGTGCATCTATTGCAATGATCTTTTCATTATTGGTAGCATTAACTATTACTCCATATCTGGCATTCCGTTTATTAAAAGTTGTTGAGAAAGACAACAAAGTAAAAAAGGCATTCAAACTCGAAAATTCGCCGATTTACAAGATTTATTATAAAACAATGAATCCGATGTTGGAGTCACCTTGGAAACGCTGGACATTTATAGGTACGATTACATTCTTTTTACTCGCATCGATGACACTGGTTTATTTTAAAATGGTAGCTGTAAAAATGCTTCCGTTTGATAATAAAAATGAATTCCAGGTAATTATCGACATGCCCGAAGGAACCACGCTGGAGCGCACTGCGGCCGTTACAAAAGAACTGGCAGCATACATTGCACAGCAGGAAGAGGTATTAAATTACCAATCGTATGTAGGAACTGCTTCGCCAATGAACTTCAACGGTTTGGTTCGTCACTACGATTTACGCCGTGGTTCAAACGTATCGGATATACAGGTGAACCTAACGGATAAGACCGAGCGTAAAGCACAAAGTCACGACATTGCAAAAGCTATGCGTCCGGGTATTCAGCAGCTGGCAAAAAAATTCAATGCCAATGCAAAAGTTGTAGAGGTTCCACCGGGTCCACCGGTACTTTCAACATTGGTTGCTGAAATTTACGGTCCTGACTACGAGGAACAAATTGAGGTTGCCCGCCAGGTAAAAGACCTGTTTGCCAATACTGCCGATGTGGTAGATATCGACTGGCACATGGAAGACGACCAGGTGGAGTATAAATTTAATGTGCTGAAAGAAAAAGCTGCTTTGGCCGGCATTTCAACACAACAGGTTGTAAACAGTGTTGCCATGGCACTTGGTGGTCAGGAAATAACTCAATTGTATGCAGAAAAAGAACACGAGCAGGTGGGAATTCAGGTGCGTTTTTCAGAAGATGAACGCTCTAGCATTGAAGACCTGAAGAAAATCAACATCATGACTATGACCGGCCAGAAAGTGGCATTGGGCGATGTTGTTGAGATAAAACAAGAGATTCAGGATAAAAGCATTTACCGTAAAAACCAGAAACGTGTGGTTTACGTAACTGCCGATATCGCAGGAGCACTGGAAAGTCCTGTATACGGAATTCTGGATATGAGCGACAACCTCAACAAAATCCAGCTACCTGAAGGTTACACGTTGAACGAAGAATTTACACAACAGCCGTTTGTACAAGATAATTACAGCCTGAAATGGGACGGCGAGTGGCAAATTACCTATGAAGTATTCCGCGATTTGGGAGCTGCATTTGCAGTAGTTCTGTTGGTAATTTACTTGCTAATCATCGGATGGTTCCAGAATTTTACGGTTCCGTTTGTAATGATGGTTGCCATTCCACTTTCGTTAGTTGGTATTCTTATTGGTCACTGGCTGATGGGAGCTTTCTTCACAGCAACTTCAATGATCGGATTAATTGCACTGGCGGGAATAATGGTCCGAAACTCCATATTGCTCATCGACTTTATAAATCTCCGGCTTAAGGACGGAGCGCCGCTAAAAGACGCGGTAATTGAGGCCGGAGCAGTTCGAACTACCCCTATCCTGCTTACTGCCGGAACCGTTGTAATTGGTGCCGTAGTGATCTTATTCGACCCCATTTTCCAGGGACTGGCGATTTCATTAATGGGTGGAACAATTGCATCAACATTCTTAACACTGATTATTGTTCCGCTTATTTATTACATGACTGAAAAGAAAAAATATCCGGTAGAAGAAGCTCCGGTTGTTAAAGCCGAAGAAACAGAAATTAACTTAACTAACGAGGAGGAAAATTAA
- a CDS encoding DUF2892 domain-containing protein: MKERIIRAVAGIFVLTSILLAIFVNIYWLGLAGFVGLNLFQSSITKFCPLEFFLEKAGVE, encoded by the coding sequence ATGAAAGAGAGAATAATACGCGCAGTTGCAGGAATATTTGTGTTGACAAGCATTCTATTGGCCATATTCGTTAATATTTACTGGCTTGGCCTGGCAGGTTTTGTTGGATTGAATTTATTTCAATCATCAATCACAAAATTTTGTCCGCTGGAGTTTTTCCTGGAAAAGGCCGGAGTAGAATAG
- a CDS encoding DUF308 domain-containing protein has product MTDNTNKKVAESLWKLIMARGVVLVVVGLVLLLFPQATLTTLIFILGIYWLIDGVVTLYNTYKQKDVGKNWWWGLITGGLGVIAGLIVVLKPFSSSVLTTSFLMWFLGLVALINGITGVVTGIRIKKYHTGERSMIWGGIFSIVLGIILISSPYTSALVVVKVMGSFAIFAGIITILLANRVKKKAQEIDSN; this is encoded by the coding sequence ATGACAGACAACACAAACAAAAAAGTTGCCGAAAGCTTATGGAAACTCATAATGGCACGAGGCGTAGTCCTTGTAGTTGTAGGATTAGTTTTACTCCTATTTCCACAGGCAACACTTACAACGCTGATTTTTATACTCGGTATTTACTGGCTAATTGATGGAGTTGTTACTCTTTACAACACCTACAAACAAAAAGATGTCGGCAAAAACTGGTGGTGGGGATTAATTACCGGAGGATTGGGCGTAATTGCAGGTTTAATTGTTGTTTTAAAACCTTTTTCGAGCTCAGTACTCACGACCTCTTTTTTAATGTGGTTTTTAGGATTGGTTGCTTTAATAAACGGAATTACCGGAGTTGTTACCGGAATACGCATAAAGAAATACCATACCGGCGAACGCTCCATGATTTGGGGTGGAATTTTTTCAATTGTCCTTGGTATTATTCTAATTTCATCGCCATACACATCGGCACTGGTCGTTGTAAAAGTAATGGGTTCTTTTGCCATTTTTGCAGGTATAATTACTATTTTGCTCGCTAACCGTGTGAAAAAGAAAGCACAGGAAATCGACAGTAATTAA
- a CDS encoding NifB/NifX family molybdenum-iron cluster-binding protein, whose amino-acid sequence MKTIITSSGDNVDAKFDLRFGRAGWFCVYDKDTHTTNFIENSFKNSNGGAGTKSSEMAAELGAEQIISGHFGPKAKDMLEKFQIQMIELDDEELNVKDVILKIENN is encoded by the coding sequence ATGAAAACAATTATTACTTCTTCCGGAGACAATGTAGACGCTAAATTTGATTTACGATTTGGACGTGCCGGTTGGTTTTGTGTGTACGATAAAGACACACACACAACTAACTTCATCGAAAACAGTTTTAAAAACTCAAATGGCGGAGCCGGTACAAAATCTTCGGAAATGGCAGCAGAATTAGGTGCTGAACAGATCATCTCAGGTCATTTTGGCCCAAAAGCCAAGGATATGCTGGAGAAATTCCAGATCCAAATGATAGAGTTAGATGATGAAGAGCTGAATGTGAAGGATGTTATTTTAAAAATTGAAAACAATTAG
- a CDS encoding DUF5320 domain-containing protein, whose product MPGLDKTGPTGQGAQTGRKQGRCNSALNEEQLANFGRRGGRGFRFRNPATDENLPIGWGRGKGRGRGRGFGRLEN is encoded by the coding sequence ATGCCAGGATTAGACAAAACCGGACCAACGGGACAAGGAGCCCAAACCGGCAGAAAACAAGGAAGATGCAACAGTGCATTAAATGAAGAACAGTTGGCCAACTTTGGAAGACGAGGTGGAAGAGGTTTCAGATTTAGAAATCCCGCAACCGACGAAAACTTACCAATTGGTTGGGGACGTGGAAAAGGAAGAGGTCGTGGCCGGGGATTTGGCCGATTAGAAAATTAA
- a CDS encoding NifB/NifX family molybdenum-iron cluster-binding protein — MSKKIAVPVDESGILDGHFGHCKYFALLDVEDTTIVNEERLTPPPHEPGVLPKWLAEKGVTDVLAGGMGHKAIQIFNYNNVNVFVGAPQLSAGELVQGYLNETIEFTANYCDH; from the coding sequence ATGAGTAAGAAAATTGCTGTTCCTGTTGACGAAAGCGGGATTTTAGACGGACATTTCGGACACTGCAAGTACTTTGCACTGTTAGATGTTGAAGACACAACAATCGTAAACGAAGAACGGTTAACTCCCCCACCTCACGAGCCGGGAGTGTTGCCTAAATGGTTAGCCGAAAAAGGCGTTACCGATGTGCTGGCCGGCGGAATGGGTCATAAAGCCATTCAAATTTTCAACTACAACAATGTTAATGTTTTTGTTGGTGCACCGCAACTATCGGCGGGCGAATTGGTACAAGGTTATCTCAACGAAACAATAGAATTTACAGCCAATTACTGCGATCATTAA
- a CDS encoding ATP-binding protein encodes MQIAIASGKGGTGKTTVSVNLYYFLSEKYNNRVQLIDCDVEEPNDILFFSKAKKEAEKEVFTVVPEIDKEKCTYCKKCVEWCEFNAISIIKKLEFAEVNYELCHSCGACFEACSFDALTPVQNPLGSISDYQTTFGAGIVEGRLEIGSAMQTALIKKVKKHADLEQQITLLDAPPGTSCPVVETVATANYVILVTEPTPFGLHDLKITVELLNEIHKSFGVIVNKAGLGNNAIYQFLEENNITLLGKIPFSKAYAENYSRGELFENIPEEVETAYHAIIEKLATIID; translated from the coding sequence ATGCAAATTGCCATAGCAAGCGGTAAAGGTGGTACCGGCAAAACAACTGTTTCGGTTAACCTGTACTATTTCTTATCTGAAAAATATAACAACCGCGTACAATTAATCGATTGCGATGTGGAAGAACCTAACGACATACTTTTCTTTTCTAAAGCGAAAAAAGAAGCAGAAAAAGAGGTTTTTACCGTCGTTCCTGAAATTGATAAAGAAAAATGTACCTATTGCAAAAAATGTGTTGAATGGTGCGAATTTAATGCAATTAGCATCATTAAAAAACTGGAATTTGCAGAAGTAAATTACGAGCTTTGCCATTCGTGTGGTGCATGTTTTGAGGCCTGTTCGTTTGATGCGCTCACACCCGTTCAAAATCCTTTAGGCAGCATTTCCGATTACCAGACAACCTTTGGCGCCGGAATAGTTGAAGGACGCCTCGAAATTGGTTCTGCCATGCAAACAGCTCTGATCAAAAAGGTTAAAAAGCATGCTGATTTGGAACAACAAATAACCTTGCTTGATGCACCTCCCGGAACAAGTTGCCCCGTTGTTGAAACCGTTGCAACAGCCAACTACGTCATTCTGGTTACCGAACCCACTCCCTTTGGCCTGCACGATTTAAAAATAACGGTTGAACTACTAAATGAAATTCATAAATCCTTTGGCGTAATTGTAAACAAAGCAGGTTTGGGAAACAACGCTATTTATCAATTTTTAGAGGAAAACAACATCACGTTATTGGGTAAAATTCCATTTTCAAAAGCGTATGCAGAGAATTATTCGCGGGGCGAATTGTTTGAAAATATTCCCGAAGAGGTAGAAACAGCCTATCACGCTATTATTGAAAAACTGGCAACAATAATCGACTAA
- a CDS encoding ATP-binding protein, with protein MKEITILSGKGGAGKTSIAAALASLAQNAVFCDNDVDAADLHLILKPEIKETHPFDSGSLAFINQEECTNCETCMEACRFEAIFTNSDGFPEINPYQCEDCRLCERLCPVGAIQTTQNLNNQWFVSDTRFGVMVHAKMGPGEENSGKLVTRIREKAKELARENKAQFIINDGPPGIGCTAISSITGTNAVLLIIEPTVSGLHDAKRLVKLVNSFNVPIYAIINKHDINVQFTATVEHYLIDNNIPLVGKIPFSELFVECMLHEKSLVEYAPDHPISLNLKSIWEWICNN; from the coding sequence ATGAAAGAGATAACGATACTCAGCGGAAAAGGAGGTGCGGGAAAAACAAGCATAGCAGCGGCACTGGCTTCGTTGGCCCAAAACGCTGTATTTTGCGACAACGATGTTGATGCTGCCGATTTACATCTAATTTTAAAGCCTGAGATAAAAGAAACGCATCCATTTGATAGCGGTTCGCTGGCATTCATCAACCAGGAAGAGTGTACAAACTGTGAAACCTGCATGGAAGCATGCCGGTTCGAAGCCATTTTTACAAACAGCGATGGTTTCCCTGAAATCAATCCCTATCAGTGCGAAGACTGTCGTTTATGCGAACGACTTTGCCCGGTCGGTGCCATTCAAACCACCCAAAATCTGAACAACCAGTGGTTTGTTTCCGACACACGTTTTGGGGTAATGGTACATGCCAAAATGGGGCCCGGCGAAGAGAATTCAGGAAAACTGGTAACCCGAATACGTGAAAAGGCAAAAGAACTGGCCAGGGAAAATAAAGCACAATTTATAATAAACGATGGTCCTCCGGGTATTGGCTGCACTGCCATTTCATCTATAACCGGAACAAATGCCGTTTTGCTGATAATAGAACCAACTGTTTCCGGATTGCACGATGCCAAGCGGCTCGTGAAATTGGTTAATTCGTTTAACGTTCCCATTTATGCCATCATTAATAAGCATGACATAAACGTTCAATTTACAGCAACTGTCGAACACTACTTAATCGACAACAATATTCCGCTTGTTGGAAAAATACCTTTCTCAGAACTATTTGTTGAGTGTATGTTACACGAAAAATCGTTGGTTGAATATGCGCCGGATCATCCAATTAGTTTAAATTTAAAATCCATTTGGGAATGGATATGCAATAACTAG
- a CDS encoding MBL fold metallo-hydrolase, producing MLSITILTDNTAGGRFLAEHGLSYLVEMDNENILFDAGHSDVFLKNATKLKINIDKEVKTVVLSHGHWDHGNGLKFMKNKTLITHPDSFSLRYRKADHTIVGLELSKNEIEKQFTLKENRDSLQLTENLFFLGEIPRNNDFENQSTSFEFSDGSDDFIPDDSALAAIVNNELVVITGCSHSGICNICEHAKKVTGVDKIKAVIGGFHLIKQDNQTLKTVEYFKQNGINKLLPSHCTALPALALFHTTFKTEQVKTGMVFRF from the coding sequence ATGCTATCAATAACTATTTTAACAGATAATACTGCCGGCGGGCGATTTCTGGCAGAGCACGGACTCTCCTACCTCGTTGAAATGGATAATGAAAATATTTTATTCGATGCCGGTCATTCTGATGTGTTTCTGAAAAATGCAACTAAGCTAAAAATCAACATTGATAAAGAGGTAAAAACTGTGGTTTTAAGTCATGGACATTGGGACCATGGAAATGGATTAAAGTTTATGAAAAACAAAACATTAATCACGCATCCGGACAGTTTTTCCTTACGATACCGAAAAGCAGACCACACTATAGTAGGATTGGAACTAAGCAAAAATGAGATTGAAAAACAATTTACGTTAAAGGAAAACAGAGATTCGCTACAACTTACCGAGAACCTGTTCTTTTTAGGCGAGATTCCACGAAATAATGATTTTGAAAACCAGTCAACCAGCTTTGAATTTTCAGATGGTTCCGATGATTTTATACCTGACGATTCAGCCTTGGCAGCCATAGTAAATAACGAGTTGGTAGTGATTACCGGCTGCTCACACTCCGGTATTTGTAATATTTGCGAACATGCGAAAAAAGTTACCGGAGTCGATAAAATAAAAGCGGTTATCGGTGGTTTTCATCTGATAAAACAAGATAACCAGACTTTAAAAACGGTAGAATATTTTAAGCAAAACGGAATAAATAAGCTTTTGCCATCGCACTGTACAGCACTTCCGGCACTGGCATTATTTCATACTACATTTAAAACCGAGCAGGTAAAAACAGGAATGGTTTTTAGATTTTAG